The Sphingorhabdus lutea genome segment TAACATAGGGGCAATTTGCCTTTATTGCCGCATGAACCGCGTCGATAAATGACTGGCCAACCGACATGCCCATTGATCCGCCCATAAAGGCAAAATCCTGAACGCTTATCACCACATCCTGCCCATCAATTGTGCCCTTGGCAGAGGTCATAGCATCATCGGCATCGGTTTGATGTTTCGCGGCTTTTAATCGGTCCACATATTTTTTGGTGTCTTTAAATTTTAAGGGATCAAGCGCCACGACAGGCGGCTTAATCAATGTCCAATTTGTATCATCAAAAATGGCGGCAAAACGTTCCGCTGCGCCAATGCGGCCATGATGGTCACATTTGGGGCAAACTGATTGATTTTCGACAAATTCTTTTAAAAATATCATCGAGGAGCATTTTTTGCATTTATGCCATAATGTATCGGCGGTTTCCCTCTTGGTAATAAAAGGCATTGAATTGCGAACTTTATCAATCCAGCTCATGGCTTTACTTCCTTGATATTTTTATTGCTTGGGCAAGTGATGCCACATATTCTTGAACAGCGCTAGGCGCATTGCGTCCATGCTGGGCGACAATATCAACAATCGCGCTGCCTACAACCACGCCATCGGCAACTTGGGCGATATTGGCGGCCTGTTCTGGGGTGCGGACGCCAAACCCCACGGCAACCGGCAAATCTGTTCCTGATTTTAACCGCGCAACCGCTTCCTCAATGCTGGCCTGCGCCGCCTGTTGCATGCCGGTAATGCCGGCCACGCTGACATAATATAAAAAACCGCTGGCATTATTTAAAATATTAGGCAGGCGTTTTATATCAGTTGTGGGCGTGGCAAGGCGGATGACGGCGATATTTTGGGCGCGTAATGCATCGCCCAAGCTGTCATCCTCCTCCACCGGAATATCAACACAAATAACACCGTCAACGCCGCTTTTTACACATGCATTGGCGAACCATTCAGGCCCCCTGATGGTCATGGGGTTGGCATATCCCATCAGGATGAGGGGGATGGATGGATGGCGGGCGCGAAAATCGGCCGCAATTTGCAAAACATCGGCTGTTTTTGTGCCTGCGGCAAGGCTGCGAATATTTGCGGCCTGAATCGCGGGACCATCGGCCATTGGGTCGGTAAAGGGCATCCCCAATTCGATTATATCTGCGCCGCCTGCGACTAAGGCGTCAAGTATGGCCGGCGTGTCGGCCACCGAAGGATCACCAGCTGTTATGAAGGTGATGAGCGCGGCTCTATCATTTGGAAATGAATTTGAAAGACGGGTCATATTTTTGTCCCCAATGCCTCAGCCACGGTGAAAATATCCTTGTCCCCACGGCCACATAAATTGGCAAGAATGATTTTATCCTTGTCCATTTTTACCGCTTCACGCGCAACCGCGGCTATGGCGTGGCTTGGCTCTAATGCAGGGATTATCCCTTCTGTCCGGCAAAGCAATTGAAACGCATCCAAAGCCTCTTTATCAGTGACGCTGTCATAACGCACACGGCCGCTTTCTTTTAACCAGCTATGCTCTGGCCCAATTCCTGGATAATCCAAACCCGCGCTTATTGAATGAGCTTCGGCTATTTGGCCATCATCATCCTGTAATAAATAGGTTTTATTGCCATGTAATATGCCGGGTTTTCCGCCCGCAAGGCTGGCGGCATGTTGTTTGTCAAGCCCGTGGCCTGCGGCCTCAATGCCCAACATGTCAACATCCTTATCATCCAAAAAAGGGTGGAATAGACCAATGGCATTGCTGCCTCCGCCAATTGCCGCGACCAATAAATCGGGCAGGCGGTTAATACGCGATAGCATTTGGGCGCGGGCTTCTTTGCCAATCACGCTTTGAAAATCGCGCACCAATTCGGGATAGGGATGCGGGCCAGCTGCTGTGCCGATAATGTAAAAAGTATCATGAACATGGGCGACCCAATGGCGCAAAGCCTCATTCATTGCATCTTTTAATGTTGCCGCGCCAGATGTAACGGGAACAACCTCTGCCCCCAATAATTTCATGCGGAAAACATTTGGTTGCTGGCGGGAAACATCTGTTGCGCCCATGAAAATGGTGCAGGGTAGGCCAAATCTTGCGCAAACGGTGGCGGTGGCCACGCCATGTTGTCCTGCGCCGGTTTCAGCAATGATACGGGTTTTCCCCATGCGCATGGCCAATAAAATCTGCCCCACACAATTATTTATTTTATGGGCGCCAGTATGGTTTAATTCGTCACGTTTGAACCAGATTTGTGCGCCTTTGCCCGTGGGGGCGTCCATACGCAATGCTTCGGTTAATCCTTCTGCATAATAAAGCGGGGAAGGGCGGCCTACATAATTGGCCAGCAAATCATCAAATTGCGCCGCAAATGCAGGGTCGGATTGTGCCGCGCGATATTCGCGTTCCAAATCAAGGATAAGCGGCATGAGCGTTTCGGCAACATAACGTCCACCAAATTGACCAAAATGGCCACGTTCATCGGGTTGGTTTTTAAAACTATTTGGAGTTGTCTCAGTCACTATTTTGCTCTTTATCAAATGAATGAACCGCTTGGCAGAACTGTCTTATCTTGTCCATATCCTTCTTGCCCGGTTCGCTTTCCACGCCAGAGGATATATCAACCATTGGGGCATTGGTTTGCATCAGGGCAGTAATGATATTATCCAAATTTAAACCTCCGGCAAGCGCCCAAGGGATTTGATGGTCGAAGCCCGAAATTAAGCCCCAATCAAAACTTGTGCCTGTTCCGCCAGGTAAAGCGACGGCAGGGGCATCATATAAAATCCTGTCCACCGCATCATCATAATCCAAGCTGCGCTGTAATGTTTGTGGTCCTTGCACGCCCAATGCCTTCCACAACTCCGCAGGAATGGCTTTATGCACCAATGCCAACCATTCGGGGGTTTCCGTGCCATGAAATTGGATTATATCTGGTTGTATTTGTTGATAGGCCTCTGCTGTTAAACGTGGGTCGGCATTGACCAATAATAAGACGGTTTTTATGCGACCCGCGGCATATTGGCGAAGCTGCGCCGCGCGTGGTAAATCAACATGGCGGGGGCTTTTTTCAAAATGGACAAGGCCAATATGGCTCGCCCCCGCGTCAATAGCAACATCGATGCTTTCTTCGGTCGAAAGACCGCAAATTTTAATCAATCTAGACATATTTGGATTTATAAACTTCCCACAATGGCCCGTGCGGCTTCGTCGGGATTTTCTGCCGCGCTAATCGGGCGGCCAATGACCAGAATGGATGCGCCATCATCGCGAGCCTGTCTTGGCGTTACAATTCGTTTTTGGTCGCCAACCGCGCTTCCTGCAGGGCGCAGGCCCGGCACAACAAAAAATCCATCCTTCCATCTTTGATGGGCGGTCTTTACCTCTTGGCCTGAACAAACAATGCCGTCCAGCCCTGCCTCACTTGCCAAATCGGCAAGGCGGCGAACCTGATCATGTGGATTATCCTCTACACCAACACGGTTTAGGTCATGGTCATCCATGCTGGTCAATACGGTGACACCCACAACCTTTATATTTGAACCCGCTGCGGCCTTTGCATCTTCCATCATTGCGCGGCCACCCGATGCATGAACGGTTAATATTGCCGCGGACAACATATTTAATGATTGCACTGCCTTTGCCACCGTATTGGGAATATCATGCAATTTTAAATCAAGGAAAATAGGCAGACCAATTTTGCCCATTTCATGAACACCATGATGGCCATTGGCACAAAAAAATTCCAACCCCAATTTTATCCCGCCAATATGGTTTTTTGCCGAATTGGCCAATGCCTGTGCATTGTCAAGATAGGGTGTATCAATGGCCAGATAAATGGGGTTAGACATAATAAACCTTCATCAATATTTTGAGTATGAATATTTTGGTATAAATATTTCGGCATTATCAAATGGGGAAAGACTCGGCCCTTCACCTTATGACAATAGGCCATTTTGCTGATAAAGTTAAGCAGACTGTTTCAAAACCAAATCAGCCGCCAATTTTACGCCGCAAAAACATGTTTATTTTCCAAAAACACGGGCAAAAATGGTGTCCACATGTTTGAAATGATAATCAAGGTTGAACCGTTCTGCGATTTCTTCCGCGCTCATCTTTGCGCTGACATCAGCGTCATTTTGCAATAATGATAATAGGGATAGCTGGCCATCGGATTCCCAAACCTTCATCGCATTACGCTGCACAATGCGATATGCGTCTTCGCGGCTAATCCCAGCTTGGGTAAGGGCAAGTAAAACGCGCTGCGAATGGACAAGCCCGCCCATACGGTCCAAATTCTTTTGCATTCTTTCGGGATAGATAAGCAGCTTTTCAATAACACCGGTTAAACGTGCCAAGGCAAAGTCCAAAGTTATGGTGGCATCAGGTCCGATATAGCGTTCGACCGAGCTGTGCGAAATATCGCGTTCATGCCACAAAGCTACATTTTCCATCGCTGGCAAACAATAGCTGCGGACCATACGGGCAAGGCCGGTCAGATTTTCGGTCAAAATGGGGTTGCGTTTATGCGGCATCGCGCTTGAACCTTTTTGTCCGGGGGAGAAATATTCTTCTGCTTCCAATACCTCGGTGCGTTGTAAATGGCGCACCTCGGTGGCCAATCGTTCAATCGAAGATGCAATAATGGCCAAGGCTGCAAAATAAGCGGCATGACGGTCACGCGGGATTACCTGTGTTGAGACAGGCTCAATGTCCAATCCCATTTTTTCGGCTACATAAGCCTCAACCCGTGGGTCAATATTGGCAAAAGTGCCCACCGCGCCAGAAATGGCGCAGGTTGCAATTTCTTTGCGTGCGGCGATAAGGCGCTCTTTCCCGCGTGCAAATTCGGCATATGCTTGGGCTAATTTTAGGCCAAATGTCACGGGTTCAGCATGAATACCGTGGCTGCGTCCGATTGTAGGGGTATATTTATGTTCCTCGGCCCGTTTTTTGATACTGGCGAGCAATTTGTCCATATCATCCAATAATATATCGGTGGCCCGCACAAGCTGCACGGAAAGGCAGGTGTCCAACACATCGCTGCTGGTCATGCCTTGATGCATGAAACGGGCCTCATCGCCCACATGTTCGGCAACATTGGTAAGGAATGCGATGACATCATGCTTCACCTCTGCCTCAATGGCATCGATACGTTCCACCTCAAACTTGCCGCGCTCCCAAATGGCCTTTGCTGCAGCCTTCGGAACGACACCCAAATCGGCCAAGGCATCGGTTGCATGCGCCTCAATTTCGAACCAGATTTGAAATTTTGATTCAGGCTCCCAAATTGCGGACATTTCGGGACGGGAATAGCGTGGGACCATGACTGTTTCCAATTCTGATAAATTTTATGATGTTGAAAAGCCGCTAGCAGATGCGGGCACGTATAAAAAGAGGTTAGATAGAGAAAATTTTGCCTATTTCTAAATTAAGCCAGCAGATTTCATGCTGAAATGGCCCTTGCTGCTAATGATAATATGATCATGAACAGCAATGCCCAATTTTTGCCCAGCAATGATGATATCTTTGGTAATATTTATATCTTGTTTTGATGGGCTAAAATCCCCGCTGGGATGGTTATGAACAATGATAATTGCCGCCGCGCTCAGCTCAATGGCCTTGCGAATAACTTCTCTGGTATAAATGGCGGCTTGGTCAATACTGCCATCGCCGGTCATTTCATCGCGGATGAGCATATTTTTGGTGTTCAGATATAATATCCGTACCCGCTCCACTTCCAAATGCGCCATATCAGCGCGCAGATAATCCAATACGGATTGCCAGCTTGCCAGAACGGGCCGGGTCTTTAACGGTTCTTTTAATAAACGAAGGGCCGCCGCCTGCACAATTTTCAATGCGGCAGTGCTGGTTTCTCCCATGCCCTGATATGCCATTAACTTATCGCTATTTGCGGTTAATAATCCTGTTAAGCCGCCAAAATCATATAATAATGATTTCGCCAGCGCCTTGGTGTCGCGGCGCGGAATGGCAAGGGCCAGCAGATATTCAATCAATTCATAATCTTGTAATGCATTCCCTCCATTTTCTAGCAATCTTGTCCGCAATCTTTGCCTATGTCCCTGTCCATTGTGCGATGCGCTTTTATTTATATTATTTGCTTTTACCTCCTCCTTTGCAGGGGCATTTTCTTTTATTGGAGGATTAAGCACATCATTTGTCATGGAAAAATAAGCTCCTATAATTTCTTACTCTTATAAATTGAATAAAATATATCCAGTTACAAGCAGATAATTTTATGTCGCCAATAAACTCAATTTACAGCAATATTTATACATTTGGGCAATAATCAATTGCAACTTTGTCCAAAATCCAGCATTTTGAACAATATGGCCGATCAAAAATTTATTCCCAATAAAATAAAGAGAAAAAAGCGGCGCTTAATATATTTAGGAGCGGCATTGCTAACCGGCAGTTTGGTTAGCTATGCTTGGACCCAGCGGATTAACATTACCAATCATTATGTGCAAAAAGAGATGGAGCGATTGGATGTTAAGGGCAGTTATGAAATTGGTGATTTTGGATTTCGTTCTCAAACCATTAAAAATATTATTTTGGGCGACCCCAATCGGCCGGATTTTACGGCAAAAGAAGTGCAGCTTGAATGGGCGATAGATTTTGGCGGCCCTAAATTACGTAAAATATATGCCCATGATATTTTTATTCGCGGCAAATATGAAAATGAAAAGCTTAGCTTTGGTGAATTGGACAAATTTTCGGCCAGCAGCAGTGATGAGGCATTTGCCTTGCCCAACATATATGCCCACATCACAAATGGTAAAATGGCGCTGTCATCACCCTATGGCAATGTTGATGCAAAATTTTCGGGCAAGGGAAATGTGCAGCAATATTTTGTGGGACAGATTTCGGCCCATTTACCCAAGGGACAGGTAAATGGATGCACCATCGGATCGCTTCGGTTAAACTCACAAATTGAATTACAACAATCCGCGCCGATATTAAACGGACCCATAAAAATTGCCTCAATAAACTGTGCTACGCAAAATATATTGCTTTCCAATATCGTCTTAAATGGACAGACGTCATTGTCCAATGATTTTAAAAGCATAAAGGTGGACCAGAAACTCGCCCTTGGCACATATAAATATGGTGATTTTTCGGGCCGAAATGTGGATGGCCGATTTGATGGTAATGTAAGTTTAAACGGCGGCACATCGGCCGGCGATGGAAATATTATCATCAATGGGGGCAGTTTTTCGGGGCAGGGGGTGCAAATTGCCATGCTGTCGGCCAATGCAGCGGTTAAATATTCTAATAATGATAATCGCTGGCAATTGGTCAGTAATGGCAAAATGGCAGGTCAAAATATAAATTATCAAAATATTGCTGGGATTGCATCTCCATTGCAAAAAATGGGGAAAGAGGGAGCTTTGCCTGTTTCTCCATTATTGGAAAAATTGGGCGGCGCGATTGAAAAAGCAGGCAGAAATTTTCAGGCAAATAGCAAATTTTCCATGGAAATAGATGGCAATAATTACCAAATATATGCTGAGGATTTTAAATTATCGTCGAAAAGCGGCGCGACATTATATGCATTACATCCTTTTTCAATTGGCGCTGCGGATGGCAAAGATAATATCTCGCCTATCAGGGCGCGGCTATATGGCGGCGGGCTTCCCGAATTTAGGATAGCTGCACAAGCAAATGGCGGCAATTCTTGGCGCATTACCGCGGATATGATGCCATATCAACATGGGGAGGCGTCGCTTTCGCTTGATCGGATAAGCGCAAAATCAATAAATGGTAAGGATTGGACCTTTGCATCGCAAATTCTGTTATCTGGGCCATTATCATCGGGATATATTAAGGATTTGCGAACAGAAATTGACGGCACATATTCGCAAAAATATGGACTATCGGCCCTGAAATCTTGCCGCAAAATTGCCTTTAAATCATTTATATTTGACGCGCTTTCATTAAATGCGGCGCAGTTTAATATATGTGGGCAGGGTAAAACGCCCATTTATAATAATGGCAATATTGCGCTTAACATGCCTGCTTTGTCGCTGTCGGGTAAAATGGGGGATGCGCCGATTAAGCTGCAATCTGGACCAGTAAATTATTCGGCAGTTTCCGGCTTTGCTTTAAATAATATCATGGCAAGCATTGGCGAAGACGGTGCAAAATCACAAATTAACGCGGCAAGTTTAACGGGCCAAATAAATATTGATGGCATATATGGGCGGATGGAAAATGCCGCTGCAAATATTGTTAATGTGCCATTGGATATGCAGGAAATTATGGCTGATTGGCAGTTTAAGAATAATATTTTATCCTTAAATGGTCAAATGCTGGTCAAGGATCAATCAAATCAGGCCCGTTTTAAACCATTAAAAGCAACCAACATAAATGCAGAGTTAAACGATAATATATTTTATGCCTTAATGGATATAAATGAGCCAAGCACAAATATTAAAATTGCCGATGTTGATTTAATGCATTCGCTTTCAAATGCAGATGGGCGTGCTCTTTTTTCATTAAATGACATTAAATTTGACGATAAATTTCAACCTGAATTATTAACGGACATGGTGTTGGGCGTGGTGGCAAATGTTAATGGCGTGGTAGAGGGCAATGGACAGATAAATTGGAATAGTGACGGGGTTTTAAGCAATGGCAGGTTTAAGACCGATAATATGTCACTTGCCGCTGCATTTGGCCCTGTTGAGGCGCTGCAGGGGGAGGTTATTTTTGATGATCTGTTGAATTTAGAGAGCAGGCCAGGGCAGATATTAAAATTGGGTTCGGTTAATCCGGGTATAGAGGCGTTGAACGGGTTGATAAAATATCAATTAAAGGCCGATCAAACGGTGGTAATAGAGGGCGGATCATGGCCATTTGCTGGCGGCACATTAATTTTAGAGCCGACCGTGTGGGATTTGAGCGCAAAGAGGGCAAGACATTTAAATTTCACCGTTCGCGGGGTAGATGCAGCATTATTTTTACAGCAATTTGAATTAAGTAATCTTTCCGCAACGGGTAAGTTTAACGGCAATTTACCAATGGTTTTTGATGCCAGTGGCGGGCGCATTGTTGGTGGACAGTTGGAATCTGATGAAAATGGCGGCACTATCGCTTATTTGGGGGCATTAAGTTATGAGGATTTAAGCCCCTATGCCAATTATGCTTTTGAAATGTTAAAGTCATTAAAATATGATAATTTGACAATTGGTATGAACGGAGATTTGGCTGGTGAAATTATTACGGTGGTGAATTTTACGGGCTTAAAACAGGGCGATGGCGCAAAAACAAATTTCATCACCCGGCAAATTGCAAAGATACCGATTATCTTCAAAATGAGGATAGAGGCGGAGTTCCTACAATTATTTAGCTCTGTTCGGGGATTTTATGATCCAGAGCCGCTAACCGCCGCGAATATGAGAGCTATTTTGGAGAAGCAAAAAGAATTAGAAGAAATTGAAAAGGCAAAAGAGGGTGAAGAAAAAAATGAACAGTCGGTTCAGCAAAATGAAAGCGGGGATGGGTTATGAATAAATTTGTAAGAAAAGGGCGGATGCGCGATTCGGTTTTAAGGAATGTGAAAATTACCTTTTTATCAATTTCGCTACTCTCTTTAACCAATTGTGTTCAAATCGCCGCGCCGGATAAACCCATTGTGATCGAATTGAACATAAAAATTGAACAAAGTGTGGTGTTAAGAATTGATGGCGCAGTTAAACAAGCCATTGAAGAAAATGCAGGGATTTTTTAAAATGCGTAAATTAGGAACTATTATTTCAGCTTTTGCCCTTTTGGCGACTAGCTCAATTGCCGTTGCACAGCGTGATCCCGCCTATCAATCGGCGCGCGATTCCCAAATAATTGGTGAAAAAATGGATGGCTATCTTGGCTTTGTGTCAAATCCCAGCCCGTCGGTGAAGGCTTTGGTTGATGATTTGAACATTAAGCGTAAGGCAGTTTACACCGAAGAGGCAAAGCAAGGGCGCACATCGGTTGAAAATGCTGCTTTTGCTGGCGGTTGTAATAATATTAAACGCACACAGCAGGGCGAAATGTATCAAGGCCCGGATGGAAGCTGGAAAGTGCGCGGGGCTTCTGCGCCGCTGCTTGATTCGAAATGTGTGCAATAATCTATGCTTCTGTCATGTCAATTTAGGCATGAAGTTAAATCTGTGATATGGGCGGCCCTTTAAAAGGCCGCCTTTTTGCTATAAAAGCTCTATAAAAATTCATGGATATAAATAAGTTGTTCGCCGATGCAGCATGGATGTTGACTTGCGCGGCATGCTCACCTAAACGGGCCGCGCCTTGGCGGGTTTAATGTCGATATAAAGGCGCACTAAATAGTCTTTTGACAGATGGAGCGAAATTATGCCGAAATTGGATTCGTCACCGGACACTGAAAATGATGATGCTAAGATTGAAGCGTTAAAAAAACGCATCGCAGCGGCGGATCAACAGGAAAGTGAACGGACAGCAAAAGGTCGGCCTGTGGTGGATGAAAATTACCACAAGGGCAATAGGGTGCTGGCTGACTTAATTGCTGGAATTGGCGGTGGTGCGTTAATAGGCTGGTTTTTGGACCGGTTTTTTGCTACCTCGCCTTGGCTGATGTTGGTGTTTCTCTTTATGGGGATAATTGTCGCCTTCAGAAATATTATAAAGAATAGCGGGAATATAGGGCAATAATGCTCTTTCCCTTATAATTAGCGGGGTTCGTTACGTGGCTGGCGAAGAAGGTAAAGTAGATCCAATGCACCAATTTGAGGTGCAAACTATTTTTGACGGTTTCACTGTTGCAGGACATCAAATTGCGGTTACGAATAGCGCGATTTGGATGATCGCTACATTTGTCGCAATTTGGGTTTTCATGCTGGGCGGTATGAAGCGCGATTTGGTGCCTGGCCGTTGGCAGGTCATGGTTGAGAGCTTTACGGGCTTTATCGATAATATGATGGTCGCCAATATCGGCGAAGCAGGGCGTAAATATGCGCCTTATATCTTCTCGCTCTTTATGTTCATATTATTTGCCAACCTATTGGGATTATTGCCATTTGGAGTGGTTGGCGTTCATCCGTTTACAATTACTAGCCATTTGACAGTGACCGCCGTTTTGGCCGTGATTAGCTTTTTAATCGTGCTGATTGTTGGTTTTTGGAAGCATAAACTGCATTTCTTTTCTTTATTCGTGCCAGAGGGTGCGCCATTGCCAATGGTGTTATTCCTTTTCCCGATTGAATTATTTTCATTTGCGGTTCGTCCTTTCAGCTTAGCATTGCGTTTGTTCGTTGCGATGACCGCAGGGCATATTTTGTTAAAGGTTTTGGCCGGATTTATTATCAGCAGTACCAATGCTGGCGCCGAATATGGTGTGTTGGTTGGTATTCCATCTTTACTCTTGATGGTTGGTATCAGCGCTCTTGAGCTGCTGGTTGCTGCAATTCAAGCATATGTTTTTGCATTATTAACATCTTTATATATTAATGATGCGGAAAATCTTCACTAAATATCATATTTTTAACTAAGGAGTTTTAATCATGGACGCAGAAGCAGCAAAGCTATTAGGTGCCGGTTTCGCAGCAATTGGTGCGGGTATTGCCGCATTGGGTGTGGGTAATATTTTTGGCAGTTTCTTGGAAGGCGCATTGCGTAACCCATCAGCAGCAGACAGCCAACAAGGTCGTTTGTTCATTGGTTTTGCGGCGGCGGAACTTTTGGGTCTGTTGGCATTTGTTGTCGCAGT includes the following:
- a CDS encoding F0F1 ATP synthase subunit A translates to MAGEEGKVDPMHQFEVQTIFDGFTVAGHQIAVTNSAIWMIATFVAIWVFMLGGMKRDLVPGRWQVMVESFTGFIDNMMVANIGEAGRKYAPYIFSLFMFILFANLLGLLPFGVVGVHPFTITSHLTVTAVLAVISFLIVLIVGFWKHKLHFFSLFVPEGAPLPMVLFLFPIELFSFAVRPFSLALRLFVAMTAGHILLKVLAGFIISSTNAGAEYGVLVGIPSLLLMVGISALELLVAAIQAYVFALLTSLYINDAENLH
- a CDS encoding F0F1 ATP synthase subunit C, whose translation is MDAEAAKLLGAGFAAIGAGIAALGVGNIFGSFLEGALRNPSAADSQQGRLFIGFAAAELLGLLAFVVAVLLIFA